The Cervus canadensis isolate Bull #8, Minnesota chromosome X, ASM1932006v1, whole genome shotgun sequence genome contains a region encoding:
- the LOC122435583 gene encoding protein FAM47E-like, with protein sequence MAEKKWLLGPGPLEPMPLGMNCKPWYKDKLPSECFAKHKKALLKFPTSLDSRRWVFVKEGLDDFRKGCPPCKDLITRGPNEGFLPVIAHRVPQPAPPKKKLPVEAEVLSTLSSAQQARKAFVEEIEAHLTQHPLVLCPKLEEDLPADLLLKVLEVLDPDRKLEDLWAYCLGPKGKKKSPKKLPKKRSVMVQLEPVKEAPVSHPAGFYFEDKESSRKDSLTESSFDNNVPKGIQKFCKWVSTFGDLGIDEQFIMKMCEVGCDCPATHGKAHMKKVSQVSSEVKFGISIGKMEAIKYSMEEQNWERKLQKPHNPYKPDWVKIRYGAWYLRPKLWKKLINDEPLIDPKALLGGGIFGKRFPEQDILEDLYGTIAFKDFIISKGYRMPDILERLFTRKGWKYDSVKTPIHKVIKINLIGEDDAREDA encoded by the coding sequence ATGGCAGAAAAGAAGTGGCTGCTAGGGCCGGGGCCACTGGAACCGATGCCCCTGGGCATGAACTGCAAGCCCTGGTACAAAGACAAGTTACCCTCCGAGTGTTTCGCAAAGCACAAGAAGGCACTCCTGAAGTTCCCCACATCCCTGGACAGCCGGCGGTGGGTATTTGTGAAAGAGGGGCTGGACGACTTCCGGAAGGGCTGCCCACCTTGTAAAGATCTGATCACTCGAGGACCTAATGAGGGCTTTCTCCCCGTGATTGCTCACAGAGTTCCCCAGCCTGCCCCCCCAAAGAAAAAGCTGCCCGTGGAAGCAGAGGTGCTCTCCACGCTTTCATCAGCCCAGCAAGCACGGAAGGCATTCGTGGAGGAAATCGAAGCCCACCTAACCCAGCATCCCTTGGTGCTCTGCCCGAAGCTGGAGGAAGATCTACCTGCAGACCTCTTATTAAAGGTGCTGGAAGTGCTCGATCCTGACAGAAAGCTGGAGGACTTGTGGGCTTATTGTCTGGGtcccaagggaaaaaagaagtccCCCAAAAAGCTTCCTAAAAAACGCTCTGTGATGGTCCAGCTGGAACCTGTCAAGGAGGCTCCCGTGTCACACCCAGCCGGTTTCTACTTTGAAGACAAGGAGTCAAGCAGAAAGGATTCACTCACTGAATCGTCTTTTGATAACAATGTACCAAAAGGAATTCAGAAATTCTGCAAATGGGTTTCTACTTTTGGAGACTTGGGCATTGACGAACAGTtcatcatgaaaatgtgtgaggTGGGCTGCGACTGCCCAGCAACCCATGGCAAAGCCCACATGAAGAAAGTATCCCAGGTTTCTTCAGAGGTAAAGTTTGGCATCAGTATAGGTAAAATGGAGGCAATAAAATACTCCATGGAGGAACAAAACTGGGAGAGGAAACTCCAGAAACCACACAATCCTTATAAACCTGACTGGGTGAAGATAAGGTATGGTGCATGGTACCTGCGGCCCAAGTTGTGGAAAAAGCTAATAAATGACGAACCTTTGATTGATCCCAAGGCCTTACTCGGAGGTGGGATTTTTGGAAAGAGGTTTCCTGAACAGGACATTCTTGAAGATCTTTATGGAACAATTGCATTTAAAGATTTCATTATAAGCAAGGGCTACCGGATGCCAGACATCCTTGAGAGGTTGTTCACCAGGAAGGGATGGAAATACGATTCTGTTAAGACTCCTATACACAAAGTGATAAAAATCAACTTAATTGGAGAGGATGATGCACGGGAAGATGCTTAG